One window of the Lycorma delicatula isolate Av1 chromosome 3, ASM4794821v1, whole genome shotgun sequence genome contains the following:
- the LOC142322240 gene encoding thioredoxin domain-containing protein 12-like isoform X4, whose product MGLAEAKSQNLPIMMIFHKSWCSACKALKPQVAASTEIRDLSKQFIMINVADDEEPHDAKYAPDGAYIPRILFLRPNGEIMYEFYNDIGHPSYKFFYSDSHSIVRTMKKVLNSYAASTKIFREL is encoded by the exons ATGGGGTTAGCCGAAGCAAAATCTCAAAATCTACCGATAATGatgatatttcataaaagttGGTGTAGTGCTTGTAAAG CCTTGAAACCACAAGTTGCAGCTTCCACTGAGATCAGAGATTTAAGCAAACAGTTCATTATGATAAATGTAGCAGATGACGAAGAACCACATGATGCAAAATATGCACCAGATGGTGCTTACATTCCAAGGATATTATTTTTGC gtcCAAATGGTGAAATTATGTATGAATTTTACAATGATATTGGTCATCCGAGCTACAAGTTCTTCTACAGTGACTCTCACAGTATTGTTCGGactatgaaaaaagttttaaattcataTGCAGCTAGTACGAAAATTTTCCGTGAATTATAA
- the LOC142322240 gene encoding thioredoxin domain-containing protein 12-like isoform X3 has product MAYAVKRTRLDVSAGFGREISWRFFEMGLAEAKSQNLPIMMIFHKSWCSACKALKPQVAASTEIRDLSKQFIMINVADDEEPHDAKYAPDGAYIPRILFLRPNGEIMYEFYNDIGHPSYKFFYSDSHSIVRTMKKVLNSYAASTKIFREL; this is encoded by the exons ATGGCGTATGCTGTAAAAAGAACTAGACTCGACGTATCAGCAG GATTTGGCCGTGAAATCTCTTGGAGATTTTTCGAAATGGGGTTAGCCGAAGCAAAATCTCAAAATCTACCGATAATGatgatatttcataaaagttGGTGTAGTGCTTGTAAAG CCTTGAAACCACAAGTTGCAGCTTCCACTGAGATCAGAGATTTAAGCAAACAGTTCATTATGATAAATGTAGCAGATGACGAAGAACCACATGATGCAAAATATGCACCAGATGGTGCTTACATTCCAAGGATATTATTTTTGC gtcCAAATGGTGAAATTATGTATGAATTTTACAATGATATTGGTCATCCGAGCTACAAGTTCTTCTACAGTGACTCTCACAGTATTGTTCGGactatgaaaaaagttttaaattcataTGCAGCTAGTACGAAAATTTTCCGTGAATTATAA
- the LOC142322240 gene encoding thioredoxin domain-containing protein 12-like isoform X1: protein MWIKPEIISVGLVYISSYLLCKVKAASNNSGLDRGFGREISWRFFEMGLAEAKSQNLPIMMIFHKSWCSACKALKPQVAASTEIRDLSKQFIMINVADDEEPHDAKYAPDGAYIPRILFLRPNGEIMYEFYNDIGHPSYKFFYSDSHSIVRTMKKVLNSYAASTKIFREL from the exons atgtGGATAAAACCAGAAATAATTTCTGTTGGTTTAGTTTATATTAGCAGCTATTTATTATGTAAAGTGAAAGCTGCGAGTAATAATTCCGGATTAGACCGAG GATTTGGCCGTGAAATCTCTTGGAGATTTTTCGAAATGGGGTTAGCCGAAGCAAAATCTCAAAATCTACCGATAATGatgatatttcataaaagttGGTGTAGTGCTTGTAAAG CCTTGAAACCACAAGTTGCAGCTTCCACTGAGATCAGAGATTTAAGCAAACAGTTCATTATGATAAATGTAGCAGATGACGAAGAACCACATGATGCAAAATATGCACCAGATGGTGCTTACATTCCAAGGATATTATTTTTGC gtcCAAATGGTGAAATTATGTATGAATTTTACAATGATATTGGTCATCCGAGCTACAAGTTCTTCTACAGTGACTCTCACAGTATTGTTCGGactatgaaaaaagttttaaattcataTGCAGCTAGTACGAAAATTTTCCGTGAATTATAA
- the LOC142322240 gene encoding thioredoxin domain-containing protein 12-like isoform X2: MWIKPEIISVGLVYISSYLLCKVKAASNNSGLDRGFGREISWRFFEMGLAEAKSQNLPIMMIFHKSWCSACKALKPQVAASTEIRDLSKQFIMINVADDEEPHDAKYAPDGAYIPRILFLQLCYIQIAVQKIIPTHQLLSQLYYFILSVFLLRNRDFQGLIDA; the protein is encoded by the exons atgtGGATAAAACCAGAAATAATTTCTGTTGGTTTAGTTTATATTAGCAGCTATTTATTATGTAAAGTGAAAGCTGCGAGTAATAATTCCGGATTAGACCGAG GATTTGGCCGTGAAATCTCTTGGAGATTTTTCGAAATGGGGTTAGCCGAAGCAAAATCTCAAAATCTACCGATAATGatgatatttcataaaagttGGTGTAGTGCTTGTAAAG CCTTGAAACCACAAGTTGCAGCTTCCACTGAGATCAGAGATTTAAGCAAACAGTTCATTATGATAAATGTAGCAGATGACGAAGAACCACATGATGCAAAATATGCACCAGATGGTGCTTACATTCCAAGGATATTATTTTTGC agcTCTGTTACATTCAGATTGCAGTGCAGAAAATAATTCCAACTCATCAGTTATTAAGtcagttatattatttcattttatcagtaTTCCTTTTAAGAAATAGAGATTTTCAAGGGTTGATTGATGCCTAA